In bacterium, the sequence GAACATGAACGTCATGGACGGCGGCTTCGTGGTGATCCGCGACGGCCGCCAGCACAACGTCCGCGTCTCGCGGTCGCTTCGTCCACGCTACGTGACGGAGTGCGGACCGCTGCGCGTCGAGGTCGTGGAGCCGCTGCGTCACATTCGACTCCACGTCGCGCCCGGAGATCACGACGTCCGCGGAACCCTCGACTGGCGCGCGGTCCTCCCCGCCCAGGAGGAGCGCGCCCGCTTCACGCGGGTACGCGGGCGTGTCGTCGAGGAGTCGCGACGATTCGACCAGATCGGCCGATGCGACGGCGAGCTCGAGATCGCGGGCGAGCGCATGACGATCGAGGACTGGTGGGCAACGCGCGACCATTCCTGGGGCGTCCGCGAGCGGATGGGGATCGAGGAGCCCGAGACCGGCGCCCCAGCTCCGCAGGCCGAGGGCTCGCTCTTCGCCTTCCTCTTCTTCTCGACCGCGACCCACGGCGGCCATCTCCAGATCGCCGAGTTCACGGGGCGCCCGGACTTCGCGAGCTTCGAGCTCGCGGAGATCGACTCGCCCGATCGCCATGGACCTGCGCTCGAGTCCGCGAAGCTCGACGTCGACTTCGTCGACGCGGCCCGTCCCCGCCGCTTCCACACGGCGCGCTTCTCGCTTCGGCTCGCGAACGGCGACGAACTGCAGGTCGAAGCGAAGGCGCTCGGCGCGGCGGTCGACATGCAGGGGCTCGGGTACGGCGGATACCACGACGGTCGCGGGCTCGGCGTCTGGCGCGGTGAGGACCATCTCGAGCACGACGTCTGGGACGTGAGTCGGCCGGCGGAGGTCGGACGCGGCGATGAGCTCGTCCGACCGATCCACCGCATCCAGCCAGTCCACGTCTCGCTTCGCGGCGCGGGGCTCGATGGCGAAGGGACGGGCAGCCTGACGCTGATCGCCGAGGGCGTGCTGCCGCAGCTCGGCCTCGGCGAGTAGCGCACCCTCCTTCGGGCGAGTCGCGGACGCTCCTGGGGACAAGTCGCGGACGCTCCTTGCGACGAGTCGCGGACGCTTCGACGATCGACGGCCCCGAGGCTCGACCCGCTCAGCCGGACGCAGGTGCTCCGGGATCGGCGAGGAGCCGCGCCCACTCCCGCCAGGACCCGAGCTCGCCCTCCGCCGTCTGCCCCCCTGCCGCAAGGAAGCGCTCGACACGCGCGTCGAAGTCTTCCTCCCGCGCGAGCTCGACGAACCAGCGGTTCGCCGACACGAACTCTTCGCGACGACCCTCCTCGTGGAGGTTCACGCTGGCCTTGTTCAACGCGATGCTGCGGGCCGGGTACGACGCGATTCTGCGTGCGAGCGCGTCGACGAATTCGTCGAGCTCGGCGTCGGGGACGGCGCGATTGACGTAGCCGTAGCGTTCGGCCTCTCGCGCCGTCAGCTCCGCCCCGCCGAGGCAGATCTCCATCGCCCGCGAGCGCCCGACCTTGCGCGCGAGATACTGCGCGCCTCCGCCGCCCGGGAGGATGCCGAGCACGATCTCCATCTGGGACAGGCGACCGCTCTCGCTCGCGATGAACGCCATGTCCATCGCGAGCACGAACTCCGCGCCGCCGCCGTTCGCGCGACCCGCGACCTTCGCGATACACGCCTTGGGCATCGTCCGGAATCGTTCCAGCAGCCCGGCGTAGAGCGGCATCTCGTCGCCGTCGTACTGGCCGGCGTCACGCATCGTCTGCAGGAGGCGCACGTCGGCATGCGAGAGGAAGTAGTCGGGATTCGCGCTCTCGAAGACGACGACGCGAACCGCGTCGTCACCCTCGAGCCGATCCGCCAGACGCATCAGCTCGGGCACCAGCTGGGCGTCCAGCAGGTTCATCGGACCGTGATCGAAGCGCACGCGCGCCACGCCGCACTCGACCTCCAGGGTGAGCGTCTCGAAGTCGGGGAACGGGGGATTCATGGCCTCTCCTGGATTGGGGGGGTGCACACGGGAAGCAATGTGTACAATACGAACTCACAATGTCAACTCTGGAGATCAAACGATGAGTCCTCCGCAGGGGCGCGCCGAGGCGACCCGCGCGCAGATCCTCGACGCAGCACTCGCACAGTTCTCGACCTACGGCTTCGCGCGCACGTCGATGTCCCGGATCGCGCATGCCTCGACGGTCTCACGCACCTCGCTCTACAAACACTTCAGGACCAAGGAAGACGTATTCAGCGCACTGAGCGAGCGGATCAACGGCGAGGTGCTCGCGGCCGTGCGCGCGGCTGCGTGCGAGCCCGGGCCTGCCGAAGAACGGCTGCCGGCCGTGATGGACGCCTGGGTCGGTTGGGCCTTCGAGCTGCTGCAGCGTTCGCCGCACGGCCGAGAGCTCATCGACGAGAAGAATCGCCTCTGCGCCGACACGAGTGCCGACGCGAACGCACGATTCGAATCGCTCGTGACCGCCCTTCTGGCCGACGGAATCGTCGATGAATCCTCGGCGACGCGCCTCGCACCGATCCTGATCAGCGCCGTGAAAGGCCTCGTCCTGACCGAGGACGTCGCACGCGACATGCGACCCAAGGTCCGCGAGCTCGTCGAGGTGTTCGTCCGGGGTGTTCGATCGGCGTCCGGTTGATCGCGTGCCGACTCGGATCGGCTCAGGACCACCGCCAAGTACCTGTTTTAAAAGGGAATTCGAGATCCCGTGCGCTCTGGTCGAGACGTCTTGCTCAATTTTGAAAATTGATTCAATATCTGATTCGTGTCGGACAGGACCCAAAACGAATCCGCTCCGGAGCAGGGCTACGCGAAGTCGCGGGAGACGCGTGCGCGGATCCTCGCGGCCGCGTTGGAAGAAGCCGGGGAGTCGGGCCTGCAGAAGACCTCCATGTCGCGCGTCGCGATGCGCGCGGGCGTGGCCCAGGGAAGCCTGAACTACCACTTCGGGTCCCGTGCGGAGCTCATCCGCGAGCTGATGCTGCAGCTCGTCAGTGACTACCTCCCCCACGCGCAATCGGTCGAGTCGGCGCAAGCGGCGGAGGGGGGCGACTTCTTCGCGCGCGAGCGCGCGGTTCTCCTCGCCTACGTGGCGTACGTCCGGAAGCACCCCGTGTTCGTTCGTCTGTCCGACGAGATCCGGATGCTCGAGCCCGAGATGGCGCGAGAGAGGGAGCTCGAGTCGGTCGAACGGTTCGTCACGAGGGTCCGCTCGGGGATCGACGAAGGTTCGGTGCGTCCGATGGACGAACGGGACCTGTGGCTCAAGTCGCGGTTCATGCTCGGCGTGCGTCACACGCTCGAGGAAATCGCGCTGACCGAGTCCGATCTTCACGATGCGGAGATCGTCGACGCCTACCTCGACATGCTTCGATCGGGACTCGCACCACGCGACTTCCACGCAATCCACTGAATCAGAAACCAGTTCGAACCGACGCGCATCGACATGCGCGTTCACGACACCCATGAAGGAGTAGAACAATGAGCCAGAAGTACTTCGAGAAGTACAAGGTGATCGACGTCGATACGCACATCACGGAGCCCGCCGGCGTCTGGACCGACCGCGTCGCCAGCAAGTGGGGCGAAAGGATTCCGCACGTCAAGAAGGTCGAAGGCCGCGACGTCTGGTTCATCAACGGCGAGCCCGCGGGCGCACCGGGCCCCGTCACGATGTCCGGCCACACGGGCACCTTCCCGGACGTGCCGATGGGCTACGACGACATCCCCGCCGCCTCCTACGACGCGAAGGCCCGGCTCGAGCTCATGGACGAGGAGAACATCCACGGGATGGTCCTCTACCCGAATGTCGGCGGATTCGGTTCGGGTAGCTTCCTCAAGCTCGGCGAGCCCGAGCTGATGCTCGAATGCGTGAAGGCCTACAACGACTTCCTGGTCGACTGGTCGAGCGCCGACCTGAACCGACTCCTGCCGGTGATGGCCCTCCCCTTCTGGGACGTCGAGGCCTCCGTGAAGGAGATCGAACGATCCGCCTCGAAGGGTCATCGCGCCGTGCTCTTCGGCAGCCGGCCCGAGACCTTCGGCCAGCCGGTCCTCGCCCACAAGCACTGGGATCCGATCTGGGCCGCGACCCGCGACGCCGGTCTCCCGATCAGCTTCCACATCGGCAGCGGCGATCTCAGCGAGATCGTCGACGACAAGGCCGAGATGGGCGCCAAGGCGAACTTCGCCCGCGGTGGTTCCCTGGCGCTCCTCGACAATCAGAGCTGCCTGGCGAACCTGATCTTCGGCGGCGTCTGCGCCCGCTTCCCGGACCTCGACTTCGTGTCGGTCGAGAGCGGCGTCGGATGGCTGTCCTGTGTCCTCGAGATGTTCGACTGGCAGTGGACGAACGGTGACGTCGCGAAGGAGCACCCGGAGTACGACCTGCTTCCGTCGGAGTACTTCCAGCGCCAGGTCTACGGCTCGTTCTGGTTCGAGAAGCAGGAGGTCGAGTCGGCGGTCAACAAGTTCCCGAAGAACCTGATGTGGGAAACCGACTATCCGCATCCGACGAGTCAGTACCCGAGCCCGAACAGCAGCGCGGTCCACCCGGCGGACTACGCCCAGGAAGCCCTCGCGGGAATCGACGAAGCCATCGTCCGCGACATCCTGCAGGACACGCCGGCGCGTCTCTACAACGTCGAGATCTAGCGGAGACCCTTCATGTCAACCGACCCCCTGACGACCAGCCTCGTCGACGACCTCCCGCCCTACGAGCCCGAGCGGATCGCCGCCGCCTCCTTTCCGGAGCGGATTCGGCTGATGGCCACGTCGGCGGCCCATTCGAGCCCGAACCTTCCGAGCTTGATGGCGCTCTACTGGGCGAAGTACTTCTTCGTCCTGATCGGCATCTGGGCGTTCTGGTGCAGCTTCAACGCGGGGTACCCGGGCTTCTTCCAGTTCGCGGACTGGACCTTCACGCACGAAGCGTTCAAGAAGGCGATGGTCTGGTCGATGGCCTGGGAGCTCTTCGGGTTCGGCTGCGGTTGGGGGCCGATGAACGCGCGGTACGAGAAGTGGTTCGGGGGGTACCGGCACTTCGCGCGACCGGGGACGATCAAGCTGCCGCTCTTCAAGGGCGCGCCGCTGATCGGGGGCGACACGCGCACGCTTCTCGACGTCGGCGTCTACGTGCTCACGCAGGTCCTGCTGCTGCGCGTGCTGATCGCGCCCGAGGTCACGCCCGAGCTCCTGCTGCCGTGCTTCGTGCTCGTCGCCGTGAATGGCGTCCTCGACAAGACGCTCTTCCTGGTCGCGCGCTACGAGCACTACTGGGTCGTGATGGGGGCACTCATCTTCGCGGCGCCCGATGACATGTGGATCCCCGGCGCGAAGCTGGTCTGGTCGTTCATCTGGATCTGGGCGGGCGTCTCCAAATGGAACGGCCACTTCCAGTACGTGATCATGTTCATGATGAACAACGGCCCCTTCTTCCCGAAGGCGCTCAAGAGGAACCTCTTCCGGAACTTCCCGGACGATCTCCGCCCCTCGCCGTTCGCCGAACGCATGGCCTGGTTCGGTCACATCACCGAGGTCGGCATCCCATTCGTGCTGCTGGCCGCCACCCTGTCGGGGAACCCGTGGTTCCTGCTCGCCGGATGCATCCTCTTCACGGGCTTCCACACCTTCATCGGGCTCAACAACCCGAACGGAATGCCCGTCGAGTGGAACATCCTGATGATCTACGGCGGATGGTCGCTCTTCTGGTTCAACCCTGATTCGACCGTGCTCGACATGACCGCCCTGCCCGTTCTGCTGGCGGTGATGCTCGTGTCGCTGCTCCTCGTCCCGATCATCGGCAACCTCTTCCCCGCGAAGGTCTCGTTCCTTCCGTCGATGCGGTACTACGCCGGGAACTGGGCCTACAACATCTGGCTGATCAAGAAGAACGGCGCGGTCGACAAGCTCTCGAAGCTCAAGAAGCCCTGCGGAACCGTCTACGAACAGCTCGAGAAGATGATCGAGGATCCGGTCCAGCTCGAGGTGGCGAAGGCCGCGATGCCCGTCATGCGCTTCATGCACCTCCAGGGAAAGCCGCTCTTCGAGGCGCTCCCCGTCGCCGTCGACAACATCGACGACTACGAGTGGTACGAGGGAGAGCTCCTCGGCGGAACGATCCTCGGCTGGAACTTCGGCGACGGCCATCTCAACGGAGACCAGCTGCTGGACGCCATTCAGCCCATCTGTGAGTTCGAAGAGGGCGAGGTCCGCGTCGTCTCGGTCGAGGGCCAGCCGCTTTTCGGAGATACCATGCACTGGCGCGTCTTCGATGCGGCCACCGGACAGCTCGCCGAAGGACACACGAAGATCGCCGACTACAAGGACGCGCAGCCGTGGCCCGTCGGCGACGTCGCGCGTGCGCTTTCGGGACAGGCGGCCAAGAGGCCGGGTCTTCCTGAGCGAAGCGTCCTGAGCGGAAGCTCGGGAACGGCGAAGGGCCGAGCGGAGACGACCACGAGCGAGTCTCGACTCGAGGGATCCCGGCGGGGGCTTTCGCGCCGGGATCCACGAGGCGTGCGAGACGGCAGAATCAGCGGGTAGGGAACGCTCGCAGGGTCCATAATCGAAGGGCCACGCGGACGGATCGGCGACCGTCGTTTCGGTGCACCGCGGCCGGCGCAGAGAATCGGACGCCCGCATGCCCAACCCCCTCGCCCTCGATCCTCGCCCCCGCCTCGGCGCGCCTCCGCTCGGTCGCCGGTGGATCCGCATCGCCCTCGTTCTCCTGGGCGTCGCCGGATGCGGTCTCCGCGCGCTGCCCGCGATCGCCCAGTGCGCGACCGCGCCGAATCCGATCGTCTGCGAGAACGCGCTCTCGGGATCGACGAGCTGGCAGATCGACGGTCCGATCTCGAGCGACGCGAACGAAGAGATCCAGGGCTACGCATCGGCCACCAGCGTCGACACCGGCGACGTGATCGATTTCCACGTCACCGTCGACGGCGGCGCGAGCTGGCGAATCGAGATCTACCGAATGGGCTGGTACGGAGGCGCGGGCGGGCGGCTGATGCATACCGCCGCGGGTCTCACCGGCGTCGACCAGGGCGGCTGCACCGACGGCGCCGACGTCAACGACTCCTATTTCTGCACCTGGCCGATCGCCCCTGGTGGATACTCGCTCACGATTCCGACGACCTGGACGACGGGCCTCTATCTGGCCAAGCTGGAGAACAGCGCCACCGGCCATCAGGCCTACGTCCCCTTCGCCGTGCGCGAAGACGACCGCGACGCCGTCTACTACTACGAGCAGGCGGTCATGACCTATCAGTCGTACAACCGCTATCCGGTGAACGACGTGTCGTTCTACTCCGGGGGCGACGCTACGAACCCCTGGGAGAAGACCCTCTCCTTCGCGCGTCCCTACAGCAGCCGTCTCTTCCCGCGCAACAACCAGAGCCCGTTCGGCCAGGTGGGCGACGGAAGCGGCGGCTTCTTCACCTGGGACTTTCCGATGATCCAGTTCCTCGAGAAGGAGGGGTACGACGTGTCCTACGCGACCAACGTCGACCTCCATCTCGACCCGACGCGGGTCCTCGACTTCCGGGCGATGATCTCCGTCGGACACGACGAGTACTGGACGCAGGCGATGGCCGACGCGGCGTCGGCGGCTCGCGACGCCGGCGTCGACCTGGCGTTCTTCGCAGGGAACCACGTCTTCGGCACGGTCGCCTACGACGAAGCGAGCCGCACGATGACGGGGCTCACGAAAGCGGGCGGCTCACCAGGAAGCTCGGGCTACACGACGTCCGATCCCGACAAGACCAAGCGACAGGCCCTCCTCGGCCAGGCGAATACCGGCTGCTGCGTCCGCATGCCGATCACCTACTACAACCTCCCGTGGATCGTCGACGCCGACACCCATTGGGTGTTCGAAGGAACGGGCTTCCAGAACGGGGACGACGTCCCCGCGCTGCTCGGCTACGAGCCGGATGCCTACGATCCGAACTTCGTCGGCGCCTGCAGCCAGGACTTCACGCTGCTGTCGAGCTCGCCCTTCACGCCGGCGGCCGCGGGCGGCGGAAGCGACACCGCCTATCTCAACTCGTGGCCGCTCGATGCCGCGCACAGCACGATCTATCGCGCCCCTCGTTCCGCCTGGGTCTTCTCCGCCGGGACCACGGACTGGCCCTGGGCGCTCGAGACACCCTTCGCGGCGGGTCGCCCCGAGTACGATGCGAGCCGCGGCGACGGCGAGCCGACGAGTCAGGGATTCGCGCTGACGGGCGCGACGGGGGTGGACGGTGTCCGCGTGATCGACGGCGGCGAGCCCGCCTGGCAGGTCGACGTAGACGACACGCAGACTTCCCTTTGGCGTGTCACGCCGGTGGCCGAGGGAAGCCAGGCCCAGGGCAACGTCGCCGGAACGACGACTCGCGCCGAGGTCCGCGTCCTGTCCGGGAACTGGACGACCTTCTACCACGCGACGGACGGCCGCCGTTTCCTCGTGAAGTTCCGGATCGACCCGAGCGGCGGCTCGAACACGCTGTTCGTCGATCTACGTGCGAACGACTCTACGCAGCAGATCGACCTCCAGCTGGCGATGGGCACGGCGGCGACGGCGTGGCACACGCACGAGATCCGCTACGACCCCGTCCTCGATCAGGCGACCTACTTCTTCGATGGCTCGCCGGTCGGCCTTCCCTGGACGGGCGAGAGCACGAGCAACGAGGGTCTCTACTTCGGCCAGGGGTCGACGGCGGCCGAGGGAGCCGCGCGCTTCCGGAACGTCGCCCACGCGCCGACGGCACCGATCGAGCCGGACGATCGGATTCAGGAGATGACCCGGAACGTGCTCGATGAGATGGCGGATCCCGTCGATCCCGCCGAGCCGCATTTCTACGACGCGGATTTCTGCGAAGAGAGCACCCCGCGACGAATGGGCTGGACCGACAGTCCCTCCCTCGACGGCTTCGGGCAGCTCGTCGACGACGGCGGACAACCGGCCTGGGAAGCGAACGGAAACGACGGCCGCGCGACCTGGGACTGGCTGCCGAGCATCGCCACCGAGGCACTCGCGGCCACGAACTACTGGCGAATCGAGAGCGTCGTCCGGGTCCTCGAGGGCGGCTTCGTGACCGACTACTACGCCGACGGAAGCCGCCGATTTCTCCCGATCCTCCAGCTCGACACGAACGGCGATCTCGCCGTCCAGCTCGAGGGCGGCGGGTATCACGTGCTCGCGACGGGCTCCGCGGCCACGGACTATCACAGGCACGAAGTCGTCTTCAATCCCGCGAGTCAGCGGGCCGTCTACGTGTTCGACGGAACGCCGATCGAGATCTGGGCGGGCGCGGCGACCAGTCAGCGACAGATCACCTTCGGCCAGGGCTCGTCGTTCGCGCCGGGCCGCGCCCGATATCGGTCGATGCGGTTCGAGCCGGTGCCGGAGCCGAGGGTGGGAATGACGGTCGTCGTGGGGGCCGTGGCCCTGGCGATGCTCGGACGGGTGCATCGCGCGCGTCGATTCACCAGGAATCTTGACGCTCTCTCCACGCAGCTTTGACGTGAGCGGCCGATACTTCGCAGGGACGGGCCAGACGATCGGCGCCCGGCCCGAGAAGGAGAGCCCCTCTATGGTTCGATTCCGCGCGCACGCTTCGAAGCACCCCGATGGTCCGCGACGCCTGCTCGTCGTCGACGACGACGACGAGCTGACGGAGATCATCATCCGAGCGGTACGCCTCGCTGCGCCGGATCTGCAGACCGACCGCGCACACAGTGCGCAGGAGGGACGAGAGCTCGTTCGACGACATCGATACGACGTCGTCCTGATCGACCAGTATCTCGACGGCGGCGAGCTCGGTGTGGACCTCGTCAAGCCGGCGAAGCGCGCGCAACCGCAGGCCACGGTCGCCATGATGTCCTCGATCGGCGTCGACGGCCTGCTCGAGATCACGCGTCGTCACGGCTCGATTCCGCTGATCGCGAAGCCCTTCTCGGCCGCCGTGCTCCACAACTTCATGCACGAAGCCCTCGACCTGCCGGGGCTTCGCGTGGCGCACGTTGCGCCGTTGCGGTGACGGACGCGTAGCGACGGCGGGGGGCGCGGCGCGAGGGCGGGCATGGACTGGGAGATCTTGCACGTGATGGGCCTGGGCCATCTCGGTGCCGACTCGCTCGAGCACCCGGCGCGCGTGCGCAAGGAGCGGACCGATCTTCTGATCGAACGGCTTCCCCTCGATCCCGACGACGTGGACTTCGATCTCCGTGCCGGCACCGGCGATCTCAGCCTGCCGATCGCGAAGCGCATTCCGAAGGGGGGGGGGGGGCGTGCTGGCCGTCGATCTAAATCCCGAACTGCGCATCGACCAATCGATGCTTCATATTCCAGGCCTCGAAGGCTCCAATAAGGGAGCTGGAGCGTCTGCTCTCGCTGGGGAGTGTCCCGAAGGCGGGCTGACGGACCACGTCGCATCCAGCAGGTCGACTTCATCGGCAAGGTATGCGGCGCGTCTAACGCGAGTCTGATGGCTCACGGCATGGGTCGAAGCGTGCTCACGGATCGCCGATCCCGATAGCAGACGCCGCACGAGAGATCGTCTCGATTTCCAATCCGATACGTTGAATCATCTCGTCGAGAACCAGGTCATTCGCATTCGGATGGCCTAGCATTTCACGACTAGCGTGACGGGACTGCTAGTCGATGGGCGAAGGCAAGTTGTGCTCCAAGAAGCCTGCGCCGAAAGAGCCACTCCAGACCAAACACCGATCCCCAGGGGTCATCGAATCGCGGTGGCGATCGGCGACCAGCCGAGAAGACTACGTACGGACTTACTCGCGCTAATCCTGCTCCCAGCGCTGGGAATGGGGTGTGCGTTCCCTCTTGGCACCTCTCCCGAAGGACATCAACGCGAGTTGCTTCTCGGCGGATATACGGCTTCGAACGAGGACGCGGCGAAACATCGTCGAGCCCTGTTTGGGTTCGATCTCCAGTGGAACGCGGAATCGAGAACCGCACTGTTCGGCTTCACAGACGAGGTAGCCTGTCTGCTCGATTTCGGATCTACTAGAAAAGAGGCAACCGGGTTCGAGGTCCCCTTCGGCATCGCGTGGCGCGATTCGGGCGGGACACTGCACCGATTGGGCGCATTCGTCAGCCGGATCCGCCAGGCAAGTGCCGAGAATCCCGCGTTTCGCTACCGCCTGAGTCTTGGAGTTGGCGCAACCATCGAGACATCTACCCGTGCAGCGACTCTCGGAGTATCACGGACCACGATCCTGGCCGTCCCGAGCATGACCGACGGTCTCTACGAACTGACGTTCTCGAGCCGGGGCTCTGTAGCGACTCCGTGCTTGCTCCGAATCAAACGAGCTTCGTAGACCTCTCTTCAAACCGGCCCCAGGAACGCTATGCGGGCCAACCGGAAGACCGATCAAACAGAGGAACGATCATGAATGGAAGACATGTTCTCACCACAGCCTGTGCGACTGCGCTGTTCTCAGCCAGCGGCTGTAGCGTCAGCTCAGATTCGCTGATCTTTACAACCTATACCAAGGTGGGCTTGGACGTGTCCGCAACGGATGGCACACCGACCGAGGCTGTCTTTGGCTACAAGCGATTCGAAGGAGCAATCGTCCCCGTAGACGAGACGAGTGACGAACCTGCCACGCATTCTGTGTTCGCAGGACTCTGTATCGAGAACAGCTGGCTGGGAGGGCTGGATATCCATCAAGTGTTCGCCACTGGAGCCGCTGCTGAGACGGCTGCGAACCGGGACCAGACTGCACTCTCCACCGTTCTCGAGTGCACGGAGTAGGCTGATGTCAAATTCGGAACTCCGGAGACTAGAATCCAGCGAGACCCGCCGCGGCCCCAGTCGCTCATTCAGCGTACTGATCATTTCTGCCCTGACGGCGCTTGTCGGCTGTTCGGCAGATGGAATCGTCTTCGCAACGTGGACACGAACTGGCATTGAAATCAGCCCGGCCGAGGGAGGCCAACAGTCGGTTGCCATCGGCTATGAGCGGGCGGAAGGCATAACTATGCCTACCCGACGAACGGACGACGAGGGGAACAGCGGCCCTGTCATGGACGAGGCGTATCCCACACTCTCGGTCTTCCAGATGGACTCAGGCTCCGTATTGCTTGCTGGACTCGGCACCACGAGGGTTCATTCTGTCTTCGCGGTAGGAAAGGCTGCGAACCTCGCAGCACAATCCGGCGCGGTCTTCAATGCGGCTGGATACGAG encodes:
- a CDS encoding enoyl-CoA hydratase/isomerase family protein encodes the protein MNPPFPDFETLTLEVECGVARVRFDHGPMNLLDAQLVPELMRLADRLEGDDAVRVVVFESANPDYFLSHADVRLLQTMRDAGQYDGDEMPLYAGLLERFRTMPKACIAKVAGRANGGGAEFVLAMDMAFIASESGRLSQMEIVLGILPGGGGAQYLARKVGRSRAMEICLGGAELTAREAERYGYVNRAVPDAELDEFVDALARRIASYPARSIALNKASVNLHEEGRREEFVSANRWFVELAREEDFDARVERFLAAGGQTAEGELGSWREWARLLADPGAPASG
- a CDS encoding TetR/AcrR family transcriptional regulator, translated to MSPPQGRAEATRAQILDAALAQFSTYGFARTSMSRIAHASTVSRTSLYKHFRTKEDVFSALSERINGEVLAAVRAAACEPGPAEERLPAVMDAWVGWAFELLQRSPHGRELIDEKNRLCADTSADANARFESLVTALLADGIVDESSATRLAPILISAVKGLVLTEDVARDMRPKVRELVEVFVRGVRSASG
- a CDS encoding TetR/AcrR family transcriptional regulator, which produces MSDRTQNESAPEQGYAKSRETRARILAAALEEAGESGLQKTSMSRVAMRAGVAQGSLNYHFGSRAELIRELMLQLVSDYLPHAQSVESAQAAEGGDFFARERAVLLAYVAYVRKHPVFVRLSDEIRMLEPEMARERELESVERFVTRVRSGIDEGSVRPMDERDLWLKSRFMLGVRHTLEEIALTESDLHDAEIVDAYLDMLRSGLAPRDFHAIH
- a CDS encoding amidohydrolase, whose translation is MSQKYFEKYKVIDVDTHITEPAGVWTDRVASKWGERIPHVKKVEGRDVWFINGEPAGAPGPVTMSGHTGTFPDVPMGYDDIPAASYDAKARLELMDEENIHGMVLYPNVGGFGSGSFLKLGEPELMLECVKAYNDFLVDWSSADLNRLLPVMALPFWDVEASVKEIERSASKGHRAVLFGSRPETFGQPVLAHKHWDPIWAATRDAGLPISFHIGSGDLSEIVDDKAEMGAKANFARGGSLALLDNQSCLANLIFGGVCARFPDLDFVSVESGVGWLSCVLEMFDWQWTNGDVAKEHPEYDLLPSEYFQRQVYGSFWFEKQEVESAVNKFPKNLMWETDYPHPTSQYPSPNSSAVHPADYAQEALAGIDEAIVRDILQDTPARLYNVEI
- a CDS encoding DUF3556 domain-containing protein yields the protein MSTDPLTTSLVDDLPPYEPERIAAASFPERIRLMATSAAHSSPNLPSLMALYWAKYFFVLIGIWAFWCSFNAGYPGFFQFADWTFTHEAFKKAMVWSMAWELFGFGCGWGPMNARYEKWFGGYRHFARPGTIKLPLFKGAPLIGGDTRTLLDVGVYVLTQVLLLRVLIAPEVTPELLLPCFVLVAVNGVLDKTLFLVARYEHYWVVMGALIFAAPDDMWIPGAKLVWSFIWIWAGVSKWNGHFQYVIMFMMNNGPFFPKALKRNLFRNFPDDLRPSPFAERMAWFGHITEVGIPFVLLAATLSGNPWFLLAGCILFTGFHTFIGLNNPNGMPVEWNILMIYGGWSLFWFNPDSTVLDMTALPVLLAVMLVSLLLVPIIGNLFPAKVSFLPSMRYYAGNWAYNIWLIKKNGAVDKLSKLKKPCGTVYEQLEKMIEDPVQLEVAKAAMPVMRFMHLQGKPLFEALPVAVDNIDDYEWYEGELLGGTILGWNFGDGHLNGDQLLDAIQPICEFEEGEVRVVSVEGQPLFGDTMHWRVFDAATGQLAEGHTKIADYKDAQPWPVGDVARALSGQAAKRPGLPERSVLSGSSGTAKGRAETTTSESRLEGSRRGLSRRDPRGVRDGRISG
- a CDS encoding response regulator, whose amino-acid sequence is MVRFRAHASKHPDGPRRLLVVDDDDELTEIIIRAVRLAAPDLQTDRAHSAQEGRELVRRHRYDVVLIDQYLDGGELGVDLVKPAKRAQPQATVAMMSSIGVDGLLEITRRHGSIPLIAKPFSAAVLHNFMHEALDLPGLRVAHVAPLR